In one Flammeovirga yaeyamensis genomic region, the following are encoded:
- a CDS encoding sulfatase-like hydrolase/transferase codes for MNRLLIIFGCLLACVSTSNAQKKSKEQRPNIIFILTDDQPYDYLSVTGNKVVKTPHIDRLANEGTLFTNAHITSPICMPSRVSMLMSQYERKHGVNFNSATALSEEAWQNSYPMVMRKAGYFTAYIGKNHTPLGKNGYKSMVMENSFDYFYGGHRHLGFYPKDRHKIFRGAENDTQIEIVEEAAFDVLDNNEFRIKEAFKVMEGRPTDQPFLINLCFNLPHGASTSTMQQREGDDEIYKSFLRDQEIPLPENYIAKKDIKAPKLPADLLRVEDRQTIYDHVDTPELTKERLIRQYQAMTGIDRLVGHLQDKLKELKLDKNTIIIFSSDHGLLMGQYGLGGKALLYEYCTKVSTIVYDPRIPKKKRVHRNDALVQSIDIAPTMLANAGIDIPEVYQGRDVTPLLINEEAEFRSYVFTENLWSTHFGNPRCEAVQNQEWKYIRYYKNETFSASKRIKYAKALGINVNSVLYGMNDKEIPVYRSFAESSLEGEAPVYEELYHLSEDPNELNNLASDDQYKDKLEELRKAWDTEIKAARGTGQPLVERFTTESAQEYKDKHPALIHD; via the coding sequence ATGAATCGATTACTTATAATTTTTGGTTGCTTACTTGCCTGTGTGTCAACATCAAATGCTCAGAAGAAGAGTAAGGAACAACGACCAAATATCATTTTCATATTAACGGACGATCAGCCTTACGATTACTTAAGTGTAACGGGAAATAAAGTAGTGAAAACGCCTCATATCGATCGTTTAGCGAATGAAGGAACGTTGTTTACCAATGCACACATCACCAGTCCTATTTGTATGCCAAGTAGAGTGTCTATGTTGATGTCGCAATACGAAAGAAAGCATGGTGTCAACTTTAATTCGGCTACTGCACTTTCGGAAGAAGCTTGGCAAAACTCCTACCCTATGGTGATGAGAAAAGCAGGTTACTTTACGGCTTACATTGGTAAGAACCACACTCCTCTTGGAAAAAATGGCTACAAGTCGATGGTCATGGAGAACTCCTTCGATTACTTCTATGGAGGACACAGACACTTGGGTTTCTATCCTAAAGACCGCCATAAAATCTTTAGAGGCGCCGAAAATGATACTCAAATCGAGATTGTAGAAGAAGCTGCTTTTGATGTTTTGGATAACAATGAGTTCAGAATTAAAGAAGCGTTTAAGGTGATGGAAGGTCGTCCTACAGATCAGCCTTTCTTGATCAACTTGTGTTTCAACTTACCTCATGGAGCGAGTACATCAACAATGCAACAAAGAGAAGGTGATGATGAAATTTACAAAAGCTTCTTGAGAGATCAGGAGATTCCTTTACCGGAGAATTATATCGCTAAAAAGGACATCAAAGCGCCTAAGCTTCCTGCAGATTTATTGAGAGTGGAAGACAGACAAACGATTTATGATCATGTGGATACGCCGGAGTTAACTAAGGAAAGATTAATTCGTCAGTATCAAGCAATGACAGGTATTGATCGCTTGGTAGGTCACCTTCAGGATAAATTAAAAGAACTGAAATTAGATAAAAATACGATCATTATCTTCTCCTCTGACCATGGTTTATTGATGGGACAGTATGGTCTTGGTGGTAAGGCATTATTGTATGAGTACTGTACAAAAGTATCGACGATTGTGTACGATCCAAGAATTCCTAAGAAGAAAAGAGTACATAGAAACGATGCTTTGGTGCAAAGTATTGATATCGCTCCTACTATGTTAGCCAATGCTGGAATTGATATTCCGGAGGTGTATCAAGGTAGAGATGTGACTCCTTTGTTAATCAACGAAGAAGCAGAGTTTAGATCGTATGTATTCACCGAAAACCTTTGGTCGACTCACTTTGGTAATCCTAGATGTGAGGCTGTACAAAATCAAGAATGGAAGTACATCAGATACTATAAAAACGAGACGTTCTCTGCCTCTAAACGCATCAAATATGCGAAGGCTTTGGGAATCAACGTAAATAGTGTTTTGTACGGTATGAACGATAAGGAAATTCCTGTTTACAGAAGCTTTGCAGAAAGCTCTTTAGAAGGAGAAGCTCCTGTGTATGAGGAATTATATCATCTTTCGGAAGATCCAAATGAGCTAAACAATTTAGCGAGTGATGATCAATACAAAGACAAATTAGAAGAATTAAGAAAAGCTTGGGATACAGAAATTAAGGCAGCAAGAGGAACAGGCCAACCACTTGTAGAACGCTTTACTACTGAATCCGCTCAAGAATATAAGGACAAACATCCTGCGTTAATCCACGATTAA
- a CDS encoding arylsulfatase, with amino-acid sequence MRLSYFFSIGLLLILGSCAKNQTASNDTPPNVILIITDDQGYGDIGAHGNKMIDTPHMDQLHSESVRLTNFHVSPTCAPSRSSIMTGRYANRVGVWHTVMGRSILYEDEKTMADIFAQNGYKTAMFGKWHLGDNYPYNPRFRGFQEVLTHGGGGVGQTPDFWNNDYFDDTYIHNGVEKQMPGHCTEVWFNSAMNFIEKNKDNPFFCYISTNAPHGPLNVEQHYVTPYLDKGLNKTLSKFYGLITQVDDNLGILRNKLEEWGIADNTILIFMTDNGTAFGAGKQGFTADMRGHKGSEYEGGHRVPCFIYWKDGNIQKGYDMNDLTAHIDLLPTLMNLCNIKNTDNIDFDGMDITKSLTSKSELPNRTLIGDSQRLEYPVKWRKSYTMKGNWRLVNGTELYDLSTDPAQKKDIADQHPALVKELRQAYEDNWADQEKSFGQFPYILLGAKESKSAFLTAHDWHVEEEAQIPWNQKLIRKGVEGNGEWRVDFTTTGKYEFILKRYPEEAHLMNNEVAPEYKSKMEGYYLPKGKVFDVHKAGLRIGDQTWSEDIKKKGNEVSFTVEVPKGETTLEAFFITKENKKQGAYYLYVNKLTNTES; translated from the coding sequence ATGAGATTATCTTACTTTTTTTCTATTGGACTGCTTCTAATCCTAGGCAGTTGTGCAAAAAATCAAACAGCATCAAATGATACTCCTCCTAACGTGATCTTAATTATTACAGACGATCAGGGTTATGGGGATATTGGTGCTCATGGCAATAAAATGATTGATACTCCACATATGGATCAACTGCATAGTGAGAGTGTCCGATTAACCAATTTCCATGTGAGCCCTACTTGTGCTCCATCAAGATCTTCGATTATGACGGGTAGATATGCCAATCGTGTAGGTGTTTGGCACACTGTGATGGGAAGATCGATTTTATATGAAGATGAAAAAACAATGGCGGATATTTTCGCTCAAAATGGCTATAAAACGGCAATGTTTGGTAAGTGGCATTTAGGTGATAATTACCCTTACAATCCAAGATTTAGAGGTTTCCAAGAAGTGCTTACTCACGGTGGCGGTGGTGTTGGACAAACGCCTGACTTCTGGAACAACGATTACTTTGACGATACGTACATCCATAACGGTGTAGAAAAGCAAATGCCTGGCCACTGTACTGAAGTGTGGTTTAACTCGGCAATGAACTTTATCGAAAAGAACAAAGACAATCCTTTCTTCTGCTACATTTCGACCAATGCTCCTCACGGTCCATTGAACGTAGAACAACACTATGTAACACCTTACTTAGACAAAGGCTTAAACAAGACATTATCAAAATTCTATGGTTTAATTACTCAAGTAGATGATAACCTTGGAATACTAAGAAACAAACTAGAAGAATGGGGAATTGCAGATAACACTATCCTTATTTTCATGACCGACAACGGTACTGCATTTGGTGCGGGCAAACAAGGATTCACTGCCGATATGAGAGGACACAAAGGTTCTGAATACGAAGGTGGACACAGAGTACCCTGTTTTATTTATTGGAAAGACGGGAACATCCAAAAGGGATACGATATGAACGACTTAACAGCACATATCGATTTACTTCCGACGCTGATGAACTTGTGTAACATCAAAAACACCGATAATATTGATTTTGATGGGATGGATATCACGAAGTCTTTAACATCAAAAAGTGAGTTGCCTAATAGAACTTTGATTGGGGATTCTCAACGTTTGGAATATCCTGTGAAGTGGAGAAAATCATACACTATGAAAGGCAATTGGAGATTAGTGAACGGAACAGAGTTATATGATTTATCTACAGATCCTGCTCAAAAGAAAGATATCGCAGATCAGCATCCAGCATTGGTAAAAGAATTACGTCAGGCTTACGAAGACAATTGGGCAGATCAGGAGAAATCATTCGGTCAGTTCCCTTATATCTTATTGGGGGCTAAGGAATCGAAATCTGCTTTCTTAACGGCTCACGATTGGCATGTAGAAGAAGAAGCTCAAATTCCTTGGAATCAGAAATTGATTCGTAAAGGTGTAGAAGGAAACGGTGAGTGGAGAGTGGACTTTACAACTACCGGTAAGTACGAATTTATTTTGAAGCGTTACCCTGAAGAAGCACACTTAATGAACAATGAAGTGGCTCCTGAGTACAAATCGAAAATGGAAGGTTACTACCTGCCAAAAGGAAAAGTATTTGATGTTCATAAAGCAGGTTTAAGAATCGGTGATCAGACATGGTCGGAGGACATCAAGAAGAAAGGGAACGAGGTAAGCTTTACAGTTGAAGTACCAAAAGGGGAAACAACTTTGGAAGCTTTCTTTATCACGAAAGAAAATAAAAAACAAGGAGCGTATTACTTGTATGTCAATAAACTGACAAATACCGAAAGCTAA
- a CDS encoding glycoside hydrolase family 3 C-terminal domain-containing protein, with amino-acid sequence MKRITTYFLGFLFLTTTTQLKAQEEEFIWLDPYRDTDERIEALLGAMTLEEKASQLIDVSEGIPRLHIPTYNWWNEALHGVARNGRATVFPQAIGMAATFDKDLLQNIGTAIGAEARAKFLVAQEMDNRSRYAGLTFWSPNVNIFRDPRWGRGQETYGEDPYLSGQMGLHFVKGLQGDHDKYLQAAACAKHYAVHSGPEEDRHVFDAVPSMKDFRETYLPAFKTLVVDGDVEAVMGAYNRVFGEPACGSELLLDDILRKEWGFDGHVVSDCGAILDFYAHHKVYKDGAEATAAAIKAGTDLNCGKVYKESVVAAIDQGLITEKEVDERLTNLLRTRIKLGLLDPKEINPFNNVSSDTVGCHTHRRLAYEAALKSAVLLKNDNNALPLKKDIRTLYVVGPNANNSEVLLGNYFGMSGTMTNILEGIVSKVSLGTSINYKQGILLDRPNVNPIDWSTGEAASADACIAVVGISGLIEGEEGEAIASDAKGDRNNIKLPQNQIDYLKKIKSKSKNPLIVIITGGSPMNLMDIVDVADAILFAWYPGQEGGEAIADIVFGNESPSGKLPLTFPKSLDQLPAYDDYTMEGRTYRYMDVDPLYPFGYGLTYTQFDYSDIKFNKDKIKSKEDLVATVTVTNKGTVEAEEVVQLYLSDYEVKFGAPNHSLKDFQRVRLAPGQSKEISFTIPQDKRIIFDDEGKEVNPRGKLTVSIGSASPMPRSKELGATLSAKSVTINK; translated from the coding sequence ATGAAAAGAATTACAACTTATTTTTTAGGGTTCCTATTCCTAACAACAACAACTCAGCTAAAGGCTCAAGAAGAAGAATTTATTTGGCTTGATCCGTATAGAGATACAGATGAAAGAATCGAAGCACTTTTAGGTGCTATGACTCTAGAGGAAAAAGCGTCTCAATTAATCGACGTTAGTGAGGGTATTCCTCGTTTACATATTCCTACTTATAATTGGTGGAACGAAGCGTTACATGGTGTTGCAAGAAATGGTAGAGCCACTGTGTTCCCTCAGGCAATCGGTATGGCTGCCACTTTCGACAAAGATTTATTGCAAAATATTGGTACTGCTATTGGTGCTGAGGCAAGAGCAAAATTCTTAGTCGCTCAAGAAATGGATAACAGAAGTAGATATGCTGGTCTTACTTTCTGGTCACCAAACGTAAACATCTTTAGAGACCCTCGTTGGGGTCGTGGTCAGGAAACTTATGGAGAGGATCCATATTTATCTGGTCAGATGGGTTTACACTTTGTAAAAGGTTTACAAGGAGATCACGATAAGTATTTACAAGCTGCTGCTTGTGCTAAGCACTATGCGGTTCACTCTGGTCCAGAAGAAGACCGTCACGTTTTTGATGCAGTTCCTTCGATGAAAGATTTCAGAGAAACATATTTACCTGCTTTCAAAACATTGGTAGTAGATGGAGATGTTGAAGCAGTGATGGGTGCGTATAACAGAGTATTTGGTGAGCCAGCTTGTGGTTCTGAGTTACTTTTAGACGATATTTTAAGAAAAGAATGGGGATTTGATGGTCATGTAGTATCTGATTGTGGTGCTATTTTAGACTTCTATGCCCACCATAAAGTGTATAAAGACGGAGCAGAGGCAACAGCTGCTGCCATCAAAGCAGGAACTGATTTAAACTGTGGTAAAGTATACAAAGAAAGTGTTGTTGCGGCTATAGATCAAGGTCTTATTACTGAGAAAGAAGTTGATGAACGCTTAACTAACTTACTAAGAACTAGAATCAAATTGGGTTTATTAGATCCAAAAGAAATCAACCCTTTTAATAATGTAAGTTCAGATACTGTAGGGTGTCATACACACAGACGTTTAGCATACGAAGCGGCTTTAAAATCAGCTGTACTACTTAAAAATGATAATAACGCACTTCCTTTAAAGAAAGATATTAGAACACTTTATGTGGTAGGACCTAACGCTAACAACTCGGAAGTGTTATTGGGTAACTACTTCGGTATGAGTGGTACAATGACGAACATCTTAGAGGGTATTGTAAGTAAAGTGAGCTTGGGAACAAGTATCAACTACAAGCAAGGTATTTTATTGGATCGTCCAAATGTAAACCCTATCGATTGGTCAACTGGCGAGGCCGCTTCTGCTGATGCTTGTATTGCGGTTGTTGGTATCTCAGGATTGATCGAAGGTGAAGAAGGTGAAGCCATTGCATCGGATGCTAAAGGTGATAGAAACAACATCAAACTTCCTCAAAATCAAATCGACTACTTGAAGAAGATCAAATCGAAATCAAAAAATCCTTTGATTGTGATTATTACTGGCGGTAGCCCGATGAACTTGATGGACATTGTTGATGTAGCAGATGCTATTCTATTTGCTTGGTATCCTGGTCAAGAAGGTGGTGAAGCTATTGCAGATATCGTTTTCGGTAACGAATCACCTTCAGGTAAATTACCATTAACGTTCCCTAAATCGTTAGACCAACTTCCGGCATACGACGATTACACTATGGAAGGTAGAACGTACCGCTACATGGATGTGGATCCTTTATACCCATTCGGTTACGGTCTTACTTATACGCAATTCGACTATAGCGATATCAAATTCAACAAAGATAAAATTAAGTCGAAAGAAGATTTAGTAGCTACTGTAACAGTAACCAACAAAGGTACTGTTGAAGCTGAAGAAGTAGTACAATTGTACTTATCAGATTATGAGGTAAAATTCGGTGCTCCAAACCACTCTTTAAAGGACTTCCAAAGAGTTCGTTTAGCTCCGGGACAATCAAAAGAAATATCATTCACTATTCCTCAAGATAAGAGAATCATCTTTGATGACGAAGGTAAGGAAGTGAATCCAAGAGGTAAACTTACGGTTTCTATTGGCAGTGCTTCGCCAATGCCTAGAAGTAAAGAACTTGGCGCTACACTAAGCGCAAAGAGTGTGACTATAAATAAATAA